From the Shewanella amazonensis SB2B genome, one window contains:
- a CDS encoding response regulator, with translation MKSNNSVVLVDDHELVRAGIRTLLHTIDSIEVIGECGDGLEAVALVRRLKPKLLVLDISIKSLSGMEVVKLISNQAIPVKILILSMHNNVEYVAKCLKNGAHGYLLKDAAVDELEPAITNVLLGHSYISKEIDISLLEQLLSTNQSAPSLLELLTNRQKQILQLIAEGYSTRQIAESISVSIKTVETHRAHIMARLQIFDIAGLVRFALQEKLIP, from the coding sequence ATGAAAAGTAACAATAGCGTCGTATTGGTAGATGATCATGAACTGGTTCGCGCTGGAATACGCACCTTATTACATACCATTGACTCAATCGAAGTGATTGGTGAATGTGGGGATGGCCTCGAGGCAGTGGCATTGGTAAGGCGGCTTAAGCCCAAGCTGCTGGTATTGGACATCTCGATTAAAAGCTTAAGTGGAATGGAAGTTGTCAAACTGATTTCAAACCAGGCAATACCGGTAAAGATCTTAATTCTTTCCATGCACAATAACGTCGAATATGTGGCCAAATGCTTAAAAAACGGGGCACATGGTTATCTCTTAAAAGATGCTGCGGTCGATGAGCTTGAGCCGGCTATCACAAACGTCCTGCTGGGCCACAGCTACATCAGCAAAGAAATTGATATCAGCCTCCTGGAGCAATTACTGTCTACCAATCAATCGGCTCCATCCCTGCTTGAACTCTTAACCAACAGGCAAAAGCAAATCCTTCAGCTCATAGCTGAAGGTTATTCCACACGACAAATTGCCGAGTCTATCAGTGTCAGTATCAAGACGGTCGAGACACACAGGGCCCACATAATGGCAAGATTACAAATTTTTGATATTGCGGGACTGGTACGATTTGCGTTACAAGAAAAACTTATCCCCTGA